TTCGGGTAGATGCAGCAAGATCGTGAACCGGGAACACCGTTCGACCAGCGTGCCGATCGCCGACCGGTTCTGCGCACCGGTGATCAAATCGCCTTCCCAGTGCCCAGCAACGGACCGGTCGGCCGCCTCCGCGGGCCGCTGGTCGATCATCGTCATATCCACCAGCTTCGTCGGCCGGCGCTGGTCAGGGCGCCGATGCGGCTTACGGCGCCGTCGACGAGTGCGCAGCACCGGCGGCAGGTCCCGGCGCAGCCCACCACAACCGGGTCGGTAGATCGCCTGATAGATCGTTTCCGGCACCAGGTGCCGGTCCGGCCGGTTCGGGAACTCCTCCCGCAGCGCGTGGGCGATCTGCTCCGGACTCCACCGCTTCTCCAGCCGATCCTGCACGAACGCACGCAGCTCGGCGTCGTTGACCAGCTTGCTGCGGCCCGGCCGGGTACGGCGAGCCTCGGCCATCCGCTGCGCGGCGAACGGCAGATACCGCCCACTGTCCAGGTCTCGGTTACGACGCAGCTCGCGGCTGACCGTGGACGCCGGCCTGCCCAACTCGGCCGCGATCGCGCGCATGCTCAGCCCGGACCGGCGCAGGTCGGCGATACGGACCCGCTCGTCCTCGTACAGGTAGCGTGGCGAGATCTCTCGACTCGGCGCGTTGACCACGGGCGAATAGTGGCGCTTGCGACCGTCGGGAAGCGTGACTGTGCGCCCCAACCGCCAGCGTGTCCCCGTCTTGCGCGCGATGCCCACGAGCTGGCACGCCCGCCGGTTACTCACCCCCTGCGCGATCAGCTCAGCAAACCGCTCACGCTTGTCAACATCTGGCTCGCGACCACGCCGACCACGACCCGCCATAGCAGCTCCCGGAAACCTCCGGTGTTGCAACGATCGCTAGAAACCGCCTGACGACAGTGGGGCCAGATCGCTTGACGAAACGCACTCGGGCGCACCCTGCACCGACGAGCCGGCGACGTGCTGGCCTACTTCGACTGGCCCGGCACCAGACCCGCCCGACCGAAGCCATCAACGGCCGCCTGAAACACCTGCGCGGATCCGCACTCGGCTTCCGCAACCTCACCCACTACCTAGCAAGATCTCTGCTCGACGTCGGTGGGTTCAGATCGCGATTACACCCTTACTCCGGACGAGCCCCAAAGCGAGCCGGTTCACTTCACGACTTCACGGCCAAGAAGGTGCCTGCACGGCGTAATGAACAGGTCAACGCGCTAGGCTAGCTGCAGCTCTTCGCGCGACAGGCCAACGCTCTCGGTCACGTCGGCGAGGCATGCCATATCGACGTTAGCGAACGCTTTCTCAAACACGCCGCACAGCACGCGATGTGCTTGCTCTTCAGGTAGACCGGCCAGTAAGCGACGCAGGCACTCGGCACGCTTGAGAGGCACTCCGCTAAGCCCCTCACCCGCAGTGGGCCAGGCACCCTCGCCATGCGAAATATCACCACCCCAAAGAACATTGGAGATACCCGGATTCACGAAGTCTTCCGCCACTTGGTAGGAAGAGTGGACCGCATAGCAATGCCGGTTCCAGTATTCGTGTGCGCTGTCCAGCCCGGCAGCCCGGCGACCCGCCGGCGAGGAATTCAGCTCACCCTTTTCGATTCTGTCGAGAATTGGAGTGATCCAGCTGATTCCAAGCTCGGCGAAGGCAAGGTTAAGCCGCGGGAATCTGTCGAAAACGCCTCCGATAATAAACGACCACAATGGTCGGTGCGCGTACCAGCCCACTTCCATTAAGAAGATGGACCTCTCCTCGTACTCGTTGTCACCATTGTAAGTTGGTGCGCCCCGTCCAGGGTGGACGCACACCGTCAACCCTAAGTCGGCGCAACGTTCCCAAAGAATGTCGTACCGCCGGTGGTGGTATAGCGGTAGGTAGTACTCCAGTGGCAAAACGACGCCCGTCCGAAGGCCATCATCGTACGCCCGTTCTATTTCTTCGACGCACCAGTTCGGGTCGTCAAGCGTGCCGAGCAGGGTCAACCCCAAGAGTCGCTTCGGATCGACCGAGCAGAACTCGGCGAGCCAACGGTTGTATGCCCGGGCACCCGCGCGAACAAGCGAGGGTGGATAGCCTTCAGTTCCGATCATGCCTTCCACAGCATGTGCAAGCCCGGCCCCGAAGGGAGGATCGTTTGTGTTTTGATCGTCCGGGAAAAGGACATCACACACGATCCCGGCAAGATTCATTTCGCTGACGCGTAACTTCGGATCCCAGGCAATCGACGATCCCCTCGCCGGATCGAATCCAGCCGTCCCGATGAACTTGTCATTGAAATCGCTAGGCAGGTACGACTCGGCTCGCAGGGGCGACCATCGCCACGCATGCTTCGTTAGGTAGCGATCGAAATCAGCATGTAGACGCTTCTCCAAATAGCCGCGATACTCGGCTGTTGGAAGTCCGGAATGGCCGTCGCCGGACATCACAGGGATCCGGCTAGCAATTGCAGTCATATCGAACTCCATGGTCGGAATTACCGTCGGCCGTGCCAAGCGCCCAACTCGAACGCGCGTCGACCGCCTTCGGGTTGCGACGGCCGCCGTCACGTACCGCTGAAAGCTTGATGAATGCGTATTCAGTCTACCTACCGCCCAGCTGGTGTCAAGGCATCTGCCGGTGCTGTGGTCCGGCCGCCGAAGCCGCCATGCACAGCGCAGCCGACCGCGTCGACCGACCGGCGGCTGCCAGCGGCGGTGTGTCGTCGGCGGCGGGCATAGCCCCTCTTTCGGTACGGGATGATGTTCTGGGCGCAGTTCACCTATCAGCCAAGTGTTGATCTTGACCCATGAGGTCCAGCCTCCTGCAGGTGAACGACGCGATGTAGGTGAGTCGACTGTTCAGCCCAGATCCACCGCGTGAATTGGCGTGATCGTTTCGGTCGAGCTTGTTGATCTTCAGGTGGGTTGATCTGATTGTGGTTGCGGCGGTGCTGCCGGTCTGCCCGGCTTTTCCACTTGATGATCTTGGGGGCTGTTGGGCCGGGGTGTGCCGTTTAGGCGGCTGTGGGCGGCGGGTGCAGCGCGTCGAATAGTTGTTGCCAGTCCTGATGCCAGGGCCAGTTCATGGGTAGGTGCAGCCGGATGCGTCGTGCCGAGCGGGCGATCCGGGCTGGGACGGTGATCAGGTGTCGGCGGATGGTGGCGCCGGTGGCGTGGGCGTGCCAGGGCGAGGCGAGGCATCCGGCGGCGCGGGTGAGGTTGAACGCGATCGCGGCGAGCACCAGCCAGGCAGAGTTGGCGGCGAACGACCCGGAGGGCAGGTGCGCGAGCGCGCCCGATTTCAGGTCGGCGTTGACCTGTTCGATGATCGCGTGGGCGCGGTGGTCGGCTTCAGCGTCGAGCATCGACATCGGCGAGTCGGTGAACACGGCATGGTGGCGGTAGGTGGCGAACAGTTCGCTCTGCCCGGCCGGCACGTGTTTGGGGTTGAGCCGCTTGACACGGCGCACGATCAAGCGGGCCTCGATCCGCTCGGCCTTGCCTCGGGAGCCGAAGGCGGTGAACGGTATTTCGGCGACCTCGGCGTCAGAGACCAGGTGTTGCTCGTCCTCGTCCCAGACCGCGTTGGGATAGTGGATCGGTGTCCACGCTGACTCCTCGATCGTGGCGATCGCGCGGCGGACGGCCGGGTCCATGCGTGCGGTGACCGAGAACCTCGCGCCGGCCCGGATCGCGGCGGCGATCACGGCCTGGTTGTAGTACGCGG
This genomic stretch from Jatrophihabitans cynanchi harbors:
- a CDS encoding IS30 family transposase, whose product is MAGRGRRGREPDVDKRERFAELIAQGVSNRRACQLVGIARKTGTRWRLGRTVTLPDGRKRHYSPVVNAPSREISPRYLYEDERVRIADLRRSGLSMRAIAAELGRPASTVSRELRRNRDLDSGRYLPFAAQRMAEARRTRPGRSKLVNDAELRAFVQDRLEKRWSPEQIAHALREEFPNRPDRHLVPETIYQAIYRPGCGGLRRDLPPVLRTRRRRRKPHRRPDQRRPTKLVDMTMIDQRPAEAADRSVAGHWEGDLITGAQNRSAIGTLVERCSRFTILLHLPERHTAEAVRDAIIAAFAPLPPQLRRSLTWDQGSELALHAEIAAALGMPVFFCDPHSPWQRPSNENTNGLLRQYFPKGSDLRVHDAVRLEEVAAELNDRPRKTLDWHTPARLFIAPAGGVLA
- a CDS encoding amidohydrolase family protein, with product MEFDMTAIASRIPVMSGDGHSGLPTAEYRGYLEKRLHADFDRYLTKHAWRWSPLRAESYLPSDFNDKFIGTAGFDPARGSSIAWDPKLRVSEMNLAGIVCDVLFPDDQNTNDPPFGAGLAHAVEGMIGTEGYPPSLVRAGARAYNRWLAEFCSVDPKRLLGLTLLGTLDDPNWCVEEIERAYDDGLRTGVVLPLEYYLPLYHHRRYDILWERCADLGLTVCVHPGRGAPTYNGDNEYEERSIFLMEVGWYAHRPLWSFIIGGVFDRFPRLNLAFAELGISWITPILDRIEKGELNSSPAGRRAAGLDSAHEYWNRHCYAVHSSYQVAEDFVNPGISNVLWGGDISHGEGAWPTAGEGLSGVPLKRAECLRRLLAGLPEEQAHRVLCGVFEKAFANVDMACLADVTESVGLSREELQLA
- a CDS encoding IS1380 family transposase, with protein sequence MQASHAAAAVSARFDDPNLVSCGGLEPVLRLADSCGLADLVGQRLSVPSPNAHLKVPALVAGMVAGADSIDDMDLLRHGGMDRLFDGVRAPSTLGTFLRCFTFGHVRQLDSLAASVLVGLAQRTPLLPAADQLAFLDIDDTIRATHGYAKQGAGYGYSKVKGLNALLATLSTPAAAPVIIASRLRKGSTNSARGAARLLSDALATARRCGAGPLLIVRADSAYYNQAVIAAAIRAGARFSVTARMDPAVRRAIATIEESAWTPIHYPNAVWDEDEQHLVSDAEVAEIPFTAFGSRGKAERIEARLIVRRVKRLNPKHVPAGQSELFATYRHHAVFTDSPMSMLDAEADHRAHAIIEQVNADLKSGALAHLPSGSFAANSAWLVLAAIAFNLTRAAGCLASPWHAHATGATIRRHLITVPARIARSARRIRLHLPMNWPWHQDWQQLFDALHPPPTAA